A section of the Spirosoma pollinicola genome encodes:
- a CDS encoding glycoside hydrolase family 140 protein — protein sequence MKKSVFLFLFTCLSGFVLAQKPFANGRLKVSDNKRYLVHQNGTPFFWLGDTAWELFHRLNREEADQYLKHRAEQGFTVVQAVALAEFDGLKEPNPYGEVPLVDNDPTKPNEAYFNHVDYIIDKAAQYGLVIAFLPTWGDKIFKSSWGQGPEIFNPSNAKVYGQYLGNRYKSRENIVWVLGGDRQPRDGSTDVELWRAMAAGIQEAVGGTDKALMTYHPQPNGLNGGASKWFKSDAWFDFNMHQNGHCRDTPMYDNITVSYNNQPTKPTMDAEPIYEDHPVCFNVKDLGTSNAYDVRLYAYLDLFAGAHGHTYGCHDIWQMYSAKRPAVNGPHIFWQEALDLSGANQMKHVKRLMTARPILDRVPDQSLIVENNLNPSERIQATRGTDYALIYSAAGKPFTVNPGKISGKTVTATWFDPRSGKTQSANTFDNQKPVQFKPPTQGYGQDWVLVLDDTAKNYPAL from the coding sequence ATGAAGAAGTCTGTTTTCCTGTTTTTGTTTACCTGCCTGTCTGGTTTTGTGTTGGCTCAAAAACCCTTCGCCAACGGGCGGCTGAAAGTCTCGGATAATAAACGGTATCTGGTTCATCAAAATGGTACACCGTTTTTCTGGCTGGGCGATACCGCCTGGGAACTGTTTCACCGGCTTAACCGGGAAGAAGCCGATCAATATCTCAAACATCGGGCCGAGCAGGGCTTTACTGTTGTGCAGGCTGTAGCCCTGGCCGAGTTCGATGGCCTAAAAGAACCGAATCCTTATGGCGAGGTGCCGCTCGTAGACAATGACCCTACAAAGCCAAACGAAGCCTATTTCAACCACGTTGACTATATTATTGACAAAGCCGCTCAGTATGGACTTGTCATCGCTTTTCTACCTACCTGGGGCGATAAGATCTTTAAGAGTAGCTGGGGACAAGGGCCAGAAATTTTTAACCCGTCCAACGCGAAGGTGTATGGACAGTATCTGGGCAATCGCTACAAAAGCCGCGAAAACATTGTTTGGGTGTTGGGTGGCGATCGTCAGCCGCGCGATGGTTCGACTGACGTAGAGCTGTGGCGGGCAATGGCTGCTGGCATTCAGGAGGCCGTGGGCGGGACCGATAAAGCCCTCATGACCTATCACCCACAACCCAACGGGTTGAACGGAGGGGCGTCGAAGTGGTTTAAAAGCGATGCGTGGTTCGATTTCAATATGCACCAAAACGGGCATTGCCGCGATACGCCGATGTACGATAATATTACTGTGTCGTACAATAACCAGCCCACAAAACCGACGATGGATGCCGAACCAATTTACGAAGATCATCCGGTTTGTTTTAACGTCAAAGACTTAGGCACCTCCAATGCCTATGACGTTCGCCTGTATGCGTATCTTGATTTGTTTGCGGGTGCTCATGGACACACCTATGGCTGCCACGACATCTGGCAGATGTACAGTGCAAAGCGGCCTGCGGTTAATGGGCCGCATATTTTCTGGCAGGAAGCCCTCGACTTATCTGGTGCCAATCAGATGAAACATGTTAAGCGATTAATGACAGCCCGTCCCATTCTCGATCGTGTGCCCGACCAGTCGCTCATTGTAGAAAATAACCTGAACCCATCTGAACGGATTCAGGCCACGCGGGGCACCGATTATGCCCTTATCTATTCAGCTGCCGGGAAGCCGTTTACGGTGAATCCGGGAAAGATTTCGGGCAAAACGGTTACCGCAACCTGGTTCGATCCACGTTCGGGCAAAACGCAATCGGCGAATACATTCGATAATCAGAAGCCAGTCCAGTTTAAACCACCAACGCAGGGCTACGGTCAGGATTGGGTATTGGTGCTGGACGATACCGCTAAAAATTATCCGGCTTTGTAA